From the Prunus dulcis chromosome 4, ALMONDv2, whole genome shotgun sequence genome, one window contains:
- the LOC117626399 gene encoding uncharacterized protein LOC117626399, whose translation MALVNSFIMPKTMLQMPINSKPCSLHNKIVIIRCAAARRKITEGPPSQINQVLSVTSRSLGTEKVSLRSSSLTGEDGKTKEGNAIVDEVNNTTKTADDATV comes from the exons ATGGCTCTGGTTAACAGCTTCATCATGCCAAAGACCATGCTCCAAATGCCCATTAATTCCAAGCCCTGCAGCCTGCACAATAAGATTGTGATTAT AAGATGCGCAGCGGCGAGAAGGAAAATCACTGAAGGGCCTCCTTCGCAAATTAACCAGGTACTTAGCGTCACTAGCAGGAGTTTGGGAACTGAGAAGGTGAGCCTCAGGAGCAGCAGCTTGACTGGAGAAgatggaaaaacaaaggaaggAAATGCCATTGTTGATGAGGTTAACAATACAACCAAGACTGCTGATGATGCCACTGTTTAA